The Scyliorhinus canicula chromosome 13, sScyCan1.1, whole genome shotgun sequence genome contains a region encoding:
- the LOC119976721 gene encoding uncharacterized protein K02A2.6-like yields the protein WGARVIVPAQGRQAILTELHHGHPGVSKIKMLARSYIWWPGLDTDIAALVRRCQERQQGQRVPPAAPLHPWEWPGRPSTRLHIDHAGPFMGSMFLVIVNAHSKWLDVHRVNAASTASTIEKLRASFATHGLPEVLVSDNGTAFTSGEFGKFLKENGVRHIKTAPYHPATNGLAERAVQTLQAGLKKQPAASIDTKLSHWLFDYRTTPHSTTGIPPAELLMGRRL from the coding sequence tggggagcccgggtaatcgtcccagcacagggccgtcaggcaatcttaactgagttacatcacggacacccaggggtgtctaaaattaagatgctagctcgaagctacatttggtggccaggtttggacacagacatagcagccttggtacgtcggtgccaggagcgccaacaggggcaaagagtgccaccagcggcgccattgcacccgtgggaatggccaggcagaccgtcgacccgcctgcatattgaccatgccggccctttcatgggctcaatgtttttggtgatagtgaacgcccactccaaatggttggacgtccaccgggtaaacgcggcaagcacagcatcgacaattgaaaagctcagggcctcgtttgcaacacatggacttccggaggtattggtgtcggacaatggaacggcattcacaagtggggaatttggaaaattcctgaaggaaaacggagtccgtcacatcaaaacggccccttaccatccagcgaccaacggcctggcagagagagcggtccagacacttcaagcgggactcaagaagcagccggcagcgtcaatagacacaaagctctcccactggctgtttgattacaggaccacaccgcattccacaacgggcataccgccagctgaactcttaatgggaaggcggctgtga